A genomic stretch from Bradyrhizobium quebecense includes:
- the nifH gene encoding nitrogenase iron protein, with the protein MSSLRQIAFYGKGGIGKSTTSQNTLAALAEMGQKILIVGCDPKADSTRLILHAKAQDTILSLAASAGSVEDLELEDVMKVGYKDIRCVESGGPEPGVGCAGRGVITSINFLEENGAYENIDYVSYDVLGDVVCGGFAMPIRENKAQEIYIVMSGEMMAMYAANNISKGILKYANSGGVRLGGLICNERQTDKELELAEALAKKLGTQLIYFVPRDNVVQHAELRRMTVLEYAPESQQADHYRNLAKKVHNNGGKGIIPTPISMDELEDMLMEHGIMKPVDESIVGKTAAELAAS; encoded by the coding sequence ATGTCTTCACTGAGACAAATCGCGTTCTACGGAAAGGGTGGTATCGGCAAGTCGACCACTTCACAGAACACGCTGGCGGCGCTGGCCGAGATGGGTCAGAAAATCTTGATCGTAGGGTGCGACCCGAAGGCGGATTCGACCCGCCTGATCCTGCATGCCAAGGCGCAGGACACGATTTTGAGCCTTGCAGCGAGCGCCGGCAGCGTGGAGGACCTCGAGCTCGAGGACGTGATGAAGGTCGGCTACAAGGACATCCGCTGCGTGGAGTCCGGCGGTCCTGAGCCAGGGGTCGGCTGCGCCGGCCGCGGCGTCATCACCTCGATCAACTTCCTGGAGGAAAACGGTGCCTATGAGAACATTGACTACGTCTCTTACGACGTGCTCGGTGACGTCGTTTGCGGAGGCTTTGCGATGCCAATCCGCGAGAACAAGGCCCAGGAGATCTACATCGTCATGTCCGGGGAAATGATGGCGATGTATGCCGCAAACAACATCTCCAAGGGCATCCTGAAATACGCCAATTCCGGCGGCGTGCGGCTGGGCGGCCTGATCTGCAACGAGCGGCAAACCGATAAGGAGCTGGAACTGGCGGAGGCTCTGGCCAAGAAGCTAGGCACTCAGCTGATCTACTTCGTGCCGCGTGACAATGTGGTGCAGCATGCCGAGTTACGCCGCATGACGGTGCTGGAGTATGCGCCCGAGTCGCAGCAGGCCGATCATTATCGCAATCTCGCGAAAAAGGTTCACAACAATGGCGGCAAGGGCATCATTCCGACCCCGATCTCCATGGACGAGCTCGAGGACATGCTGATGGAGCATGGTATTATGAAGCCTGTCGACGAATCCATCGTCGGCAAGACCGCCGCCGAGCTCGCGGCCTCGTAA
- a CDS encoding ArsC/Spx/MgsR family protein, translating into MATIIFYQKPGCDTNAYQMQALKAAGHDVIAKNILKEPWTAEDLRLFFGNKPIASWFNRAAPRIKSGDINPDEIDAASALALMLRDPLLIRRPLINADGARYAGFDDEPVLSMLGQKTQDDLERCPHEGKAPGCLQM; encoded by the coding sequence ATGGCGACAATTATCTTTTATCAAAAACCCGGCTGCGACACCAATGCGTATCAGATGCAGGCGCTGAAGGCCGCTGGCCATGACGTGATAGCCAAGAACATCTTGAAGGAGCCATGGACCGCCGAGGATTTACGCCTCTTCTTCGGCAATAAGCCGATCGCATCCTGGTTCAACCGAGCCGCGCCTCGTATCAAGTCGGGCGATATCAATCCCGACGAAATCGACGCGGCGAGCGCGCTCGCGTTGATGCTGCGCGATCCGCTCCTGATCCGACGCCCGCTGATCAACGCCGACGGTGCAAGATACGCCGGATTCGATGACGAGCCCGTATTGTCGATGCTTGGCCAGAAGACGCAAGATGATCTCGAGAGATGTCCGCACGAAGGAAAAGCCCCAGGCTGTCTCCAGATGTAA
- a CDS encoding electron transfer flavoprotein subunit alpha/FixB family protein has product MSNVIKTSTLAVGGRAAAKKELPEHFKAYRHVWVFVEQERGQVHPVSWELMGAGRRLADRLKVNLAAVVIGPEGQPTRNAALESFCYGADLAYLVSDNVLSDYRNESYTKALTELVNTYKPEILLLGATTLGRDLAGSVATTLSTGLTADCTALDVDTDGSLAATRPTFGGSLLCTIYTLNYRPQMATVRPRVMPMPERVVRDAARIIIHPLGLVEDDIVTKVLSFIPDRDSETSNLAYADVVVAGGLGLGAPDNFRLVRELATLLGAEYGCSRPLVQKGWVTSDRQIGQTGKTIRPKLYIAAGISGAIQHRVGVEGADLIVAINIDKNAPIFDFAHVAIVSDALHLLPALTAAFRARLLPNSRARIAV; this is encoded by the coding sequence ATGAGCAATGTCATAAAAACGAGCACGCTGGCGGTTGGCGGCCGAGCGGCAGCGAAAAAGGAACTGCCCGAGCACTTTAAAGCATATAGGCATGTCTGGGTCTTCGTCGAGCAGGAGCGCGGCCAAGTGCACCCGGTTTCCTGGGAGCTGATGGGTGCGGGGCGCAGGCTCGCCGACAGGCTGAAGGTGAATCTAGCTGCGGTCGTTATCGGCCCGGAGGGACAGCCCACGCGTAACGCCGCGCTTGAATCCTTTTGCTATGGCGCAGATCTGGCTTATCTCGTGAGTGACAATGTCCTGTCAGATTATCGCAACGAGTCCTATACCAAAGCGCTAACCGAACTCGTCAACACCTACAAGCCGGAGATTCTGCTATTGGGTGCGACGACACTCGGTCGCGATCTTGCAGGTTCCGTGGCGACGACCTTGTCGACAGGGCTCACTGCCGACTGTACCGCGCTCGACGTCGACACCGATGGTTCGCTTGCAGCGACGCGTCCGACCTTTGGCGGCTCGCTGCTCTGCACGATTTATACCTTGAATTATCGTCCGCAGATGGCAACCGTTCGCCCACGCGTCATGCCGATGCCAGAGCGTGTGGTACGCGATGCCGCTCGTATCATTATCCACCCACTTGGCCTCGTTGAAGACGATATCGTCACGAAAGTGCTCTCCTTCATCCCCGATCGCGATTCGGAAACGTCCAATTTGGCCTACGCCGATGTCGTGGTTGCCGGCGGCTTGGGGCTGGGGGCGCCTGACAATTTTCGGCTGGTGCGCGAGCTCGCAACTCTGCTTGGCGCCGAGTATGGCTGCTCGCGTCCTCTGGTGCAAAAAGGATGGGTTACGTCTGACCGGCAGATCGGCCAAACCGGCAAGACCATCCGGCCAAAGCTCTATATTGCTGCCGGAATTTCCGGCGCGATCCAGCACAGGGTCGGTGTGGAGGGGGCGGATCTGATCGTCGCCATCAATATCGACAAGAACGCGCCGATCTTCGACTTCGCCCATGTCGCGATCGTCAGTGACGCGCTGCATCTGCTACCGGCGCTGACAGCTGCGTTTCGGGCGCGGCTTTTGCCGAATTCCCGTGCTCGGATCGCAGTCTAG
- a CDS encoding nitrogen fixation protein NifQ, translating to MSEAHFLPFVAAYAVDASSRMHRAIATYRLLTGVPPEDADIATDSNFDRHVLASILAVASMDGGPLPEKAGLSGHELAALLERYFPSVGVKLVERLLSVECDENDEIAMVRDLLLKQRSTEGYIGRWLAAMIARRAIEPDHLWEGLGLRNRAELSRLLSRHFAPLAARNINNMRWKRFFYRTLCEDEGLVMCTTPVCTQCNDFSLCFGEESGESRLAERRRDFLLQAARPVVRGDWPI from the coding sequence ATGTCCGAAGCGCACTTTCTTCCTTTTGTGGCTGCTTATGCCGTTGATGCGAGCAGCCGGATGCACAGAGCAATTGCAACCTACCGTCTGCTCACCGGTGTGCCTCCTGAAGATGCCGACATTGCCACTGACAGTAATTTCGATCGCCATGTCCTGGCGTCTATTCTGGCGGTTGCCTCGATGGATGGTGGCCCTCTTCCCGAGAAGGCGGGCCTGTCCGGCCACGAGCTAGCGGCCTTGCTGGAGCGGTACTTTCCCTCGGTAGGGGTCAAGCTCGTGGAGCGGCTCCTGTCGGTCGAGTGCGATGAGAACGACGAGATCGCAATGGTGCGCGATCTTTTGCTCAAGCAGCGCTCGACGGAAGGATATATCGGTCGCTGGCTGGCCGCGATGATCGCGCGCCGCGCCATTGAGCCGGACCACCTGTGGGAAGGCTTGGGATTACGAAATCGTGCCGAACTCTCTCGGCTGCTCAGCCGCCACTTCGCGCCGCTCGCCGCGCGCAATATCAACAATATGCGCTGGAAGCGCTTTTTCTACCGTACGCTGTGCGAGGATGAAGGCCTCGTAATGTGCACGACGCCCGTCTGTACGCAATGTAACGACTTTAGCCTCTGCTTCGGCGAGGAAAGCGGCGAGAGCCGGTTGGCCGAGCGCCGGCGCGACTTTCTGTTACAGGCGGCTCGCCCGGTTGTCCGCGGCGACTGGCCCATCTGA
- the nifW gene encoding nitrogenase stabilizing/protective protein NifW, translated as MSNSCSPAGILDRLSKASSAEEFFSLLGVDYEPKIVNVARLHILKRMGQYFVKEQFAGAAEPEIRARCKAMLEQAYADFVASSPIEQRVFKVLKEAVADPNKSVAFVPLSALK; from the coding sequence ATGAGCAACTCATGCTCGCCAGCCGGGATCCTGGATCGGCTCAGCAAGGCCTCGTCGGCGGAAGAGTTCTTTTCGCTGCTAGGCGTCGATTACGAGCCGAAAATCGTCAATGTTGCGCGCCTTCATATCCTAAAGCGCATGGGACAATATTTTGTCAAGGAGCAGTTCGCCGGTGCCGCAGAGCCGGAGATCAGAGCTCGGTGCAAAGCGATGCTGGAGCAAGCCTATGCCGATTTCGTGGCATCGTCACCGATCGAGCAGCGAGTGTTCAAGGTCTTAAAGGAAGCCGTCGCAGACCCTAACAAGTCGGTGGCGTTTGTCCCGTTGAGCGCGCTGAAGTGA
- a CDS encoding FAD-dependent oxidoreductase, which produces MIEERFDAIVVGAGMAGNAAALTMAKCGLQVLQLERGEYPGSKNVQGAILYADMMERLIPDFREEAPLERHLVEQRFWLLDDRSHVGMHYRSDDFNEERPNRYTIIRAPFDKWFSSKVREAGATVLCETTVTELVRDDRERVVGVRTDRGGGEIHADVVVLAEGVNGLLGTRAGLRARPTPDNVALAVKEMHFLPRETIEARFNLKGDEGVVIEAAGTISRGMTGMGFVYANKECISVGIGCLVADFQRTGQTPYGMLDHFKQHPSVAPLIAGSEIKEYAAHLIPEGGYKAIPQLYGDGWVVVGDAAQLNNAIHREGSNLAMTSGRIAAEAIAEMKSRREPMTAKNLSLYRKMLADSFVIKDLKKYKDLPMLMHTHSQNFFLTYPQLISKAMQNFVRVDGTPKLEKEKATLKSFVKARSWRGLIGDASRFARAWR; this is translated from the coding sequence ATGATTGAGGAGAGGTTCGACGCGATCGTGGTCGGAGCGGGTATGGCAGGCAATGCGGCGGCCTTGACCATGGCCAAGTGCGGCCTGCAGGTGCTGCAGCTCGAGCGGGGCGAGTACCCCGGATCGAAGAATGTGCAGGGCGCGATCCTCTATGCGGATATGATGGAGAGGCTGATCCCCGACTTTCGCGAGGAAGCGCCGCTCGAACGTCATCTGGTCGAACAGCGGTTCTGGCTACTGGACGATCGCTCCCACGTCGGCATGCACTACCGCTCGGATGACTTCAACGAGGAGCGGCCGAACCGCTACACGATCATACGCGCGCCGTTTGACAAGTGGTTCTCGTCGAAGGTGCGGGAGGCCGGGGCGACCGTGTTGTGCGAGACGACAGTCACCGAGCTCGTGCGAGACGACCGTGAAAGGGTTGTGGGAGTTCGTACAGATCGCGGCGGCGGCGAAATACATGCCGACGTTGTCGTGCTGGCCGAGGGTGTCAATGGACTGCTCGGGACGCGCGCTGGCCTGCGCGCGCGGCCGACACCCGATAACGTCGCGCTCGCGGTGAAGGAAATGCACTTTTTGCCTCGCGAAACCATCGAGGCGCGTTTCAATCTTAAGGGCGATGAGGGCGTCGTGATCGAGGCGGCCGGAACCATTTCTCGCGGCATGACTGGAATGGGTTTCGTCTATGCCAACAAGGAATGCATTTCGGTCGGCATCGGCTGTCTCGTCGCCGATTTCCAGCGCACCGGCCAGACACCCTACGGCATGCTCGATCATTTCAAGCAGCATCCGTCCGTGGCACCGCTGATCGCAGGTTCTGAAATCAAGGAGTATGCGGCGCATCTCATTCCCGAAGGCGGCTACAAGGCAATCCCGCAGCTCTACGGTGATGGGTGGGTAGTGGTGGGGGACGCGGCGCAGCTCAACAACGCCATCCATCGTGAGGGTTCCAATCTTGCGATGACCTCAGGCCGCATCGCGGCGGAAGCAATCGCCGAGATGAAGTCGCGCCGCGAGCCCATGACGGCGAAAAATCTGTCGCTCTACCGGAAGATGCTAGCCGATTCCTTCGTGATCAAGGATCTCAAGAAGTACAAGGACTTGCCCATGCTGATGCACACCCATTCGCAAAACTTCTTTCTTACCTATCCGCAGCTCATCTCCAAGGCGATGCAGAACTTTGTGCGCGTCGATGGGACGCCGAAGCTTGAGAAGGAGAAGGCGACCCTGAAATCCTTTGTCAAGGCGCGGTCATGGAGGGGCCTGATCGGCGATGCGTCTCGCTTTGCCCGGGCCTGGCGCTGA